In Chiloscyllium plagiosum isolate BGI_BamShark_2017 unplaced genomic scaffold, ASM401019v2 scaf_839, whole genome shotgun sequence, the following proteins share a genomic window:
- the LOC122547067 gene encoding interferon-stimulated 20 kDa exonuclease-like 2: protein MADVLLNLDFTPVQHHAAPQPSLKHLRFLKKRAYLESRGYLNKKGGSWGKPGRPPPSARPAPRAGLCNKSWEADRPVSRRVACPEEKQLLVGRCRSGQPPPGRDAPSKPRPAPKHSLLNGSREANQPISGRAAHPDEKQLLVDECRSGLPPPGRDAPSKPRPAPKRRFLNGSREANRPVSGKAARPKEKQLLVDECQSGLPPPGRDAPLKARPAPRPHRAPPHLPTHTAPHKPYKCLALDCEMVGTGPGGKRSELARCSLVGYDGELIYDKYVLPTNPITDFRTRWSGIRWHHMRNATPFKLAQREILKLMNGKIVIGHAVHNDFKALNYFHPKSLTRDTSKIPLLNRKAGFPEKVAISLKRLTKQLLHQDIQVGTQGHSSVEDARATMDLYKLVEAQLELEMSTQPNSE from the exons ATGGCGGACGTCCTCCTGAATCTGGACTTCACTCCGGTGCAGCATCACGCTGCGCCTCAGCCCAGCCTCAAACACTTGCGCTTCCTGAAGAAGCGGGCCTACCTGGAAAGCAGGGGCTACCTGAACAAGAAAGGGGGCTCGTGGGGCAAGCCAGGGCGGCCCCCTCCCTCTGCCCGCCCGGCCCCCAGGGCCGGTCTCTGCAACAAGAGCTGGGAGGCCGATCGGCCCGTCAGCAGGAGGGTGGCCTGTCCAGAGGAGAAGCAGCTGCTGGTGGGTAGATGTCGGAGTGGGCAGCCTCCCCCTGGCAGGGACGCCCCCTCAAAACCTCGGCCTGCCCCCAAACATAGCCTCCTCAACGGGAGCcgggaggccaatcagcccatcagcGGGAGGGCAGCCCACCCGGATGAGAAGCAGCTGCTGGTGGACGAGTGTCGGAGCGGGCTGCCTCCCCCTGGCAGGGACGCCCCCTCAAAACCTCGGCCTGCCCCCAAACGCAGATTCCTCAATGGGAGCCGGGAGGCCAATCGGCCTGTCAGCGGGAAGGCGGCCCGTCCAAAGGAGAAGCAGCTGCTGGTGGATGAGTGTCAGAGCGGGCTGCCTCCCCCCGGCAGGGATGCCCCCCTGAAGGCCCGGCCTGCTCCCAGGCCCCATCGGGCTCCCCCCCACCTTCCCACCCACACCGCACCCCACAAACCCTACAAGTGCCTGGCCCTGGACTGCGAGATGGTGGGCACGGGCCCGGGGGGCAAGAGGAGCGAGCTGGCCCGCTGCAGTCTGGTGGGTTACGACGGGGAGTTGATCTACGACAAGTACGTCCTACCGACCAACCCCATCACCGACTTCCGCACCCGCTGGAGCGGCATTCGATGGCACCACATGAGGAACGCCACCCCCTTCAAACTAGCCCAGAGAGAG ATATTAAAGCTCATGAACGGGAAGATTGTGATTGGTCACGCCGTCCACAATGACTTCAAGGCGCTCAACTACTTCCACCCGAAGTCGCTGACCCGTGACACCTCCAAGATCCCGCTGTTAAATCGCAAGGCCGGCTTCCCGGAGAAGGTGGCAATCTCCCTGAAGAGACTCACAAAACAGCTGCTTCATCAGGACATCCAG GTCGGGACGCAGGGACACTCATCAGTGGAGGACGCCCGAGCCACAATGGACCTGTACAAACTGGTGGAGGCCCAGTTGGAGCTCGAGATGAGCACTCAGCCCAACAGCGAGTAA